TGGCCGGCATACGCCGTTACGGCGCTGGTGTTGGCGGCGAACGTGGTGTGGCCGGTCTGGCAACGCAAACAACTCTTCAGGCAACTGGCTATCAAACAAAAACGCGCGCAATCCAAATGAAACCGATCCGCAAACAGCGTCTGCTATTAATTCTGTTAATGTTGGCCGGCTTAGGCCTGGCGGCTTTTTTTGCGTTGAAAGCATTCAACGAAAACCTGATGTATTTCTTCTCGACCAGCGACGTCGTCGCCGGTAAGGCGCCGAACAACGCCGTATTCCGCCTGGGCGGCATGGTCGTCAAAGGCAGCGTGCAACGGCCCAACGCCGACTTGCTGGTGCAGTTCAAACTCAGCGATTTCAGCCAGGAAGTGACGGTCGAATATTCCGGCATCTTGCCGGATTTGTTCCGCGAAGGGCAGGGCATCGTTGCCAAAGGCCGCTTGGATAACCGCGGCG
Above is a window of Methylomonas koyamae DNA encoding:
- the ccmD gene encoding heme exporter protein CcmD, with the protein product MSWDSFWYMGGYAAYVWPAYAVTALVLAANVVWPVWQRKQLFRQLAIKQKRAQSK
- the ccmE gene encoding cytochrome c maturation protein CcmE, yielding MKPIRKQRLLLILLMLAGLGLAAFFALKAFNENLMYFFSTSDVVAGKAPNNAVFRLGGMVVKGSVQRPNADLLVQFKLSDFSQEVTVEYSGILPDLFREGQGIVAKGRLDNRGVFVAEEVLAKHDENYMPPEVAGSLKKPAAQP